One part of the Truepera radiovictrix DSM 17093 genome encodes these proteins:
- a CDS encoding polyprenyl synthetase family protein, translated as MLELSELQRALDEAIFRELPQTHPHPDVSAFYALLRDYPARGGKRLRGTLLLLSTAAHGAPWERGLNVAAALELFQNWVLIHDDIEDDSEDRRGRPALHRTAGVPVALNVGDALHIYMWRTLLRELRGDARAAPETLPRLLEAFEWMISRTAEGQHLDLTWVAEGRFEISEAAYLEMVTLKTAYYTVVGPLELGALCAGAEPDPRLRRAGEDLGVAFQIRDDVLNLMADVAYGKEFAGDLFEAKRTLVLAHFFAHAPPAEADAARRALARPRSAKGAEMLAVLEQLKRCGSLAYAQGVAEARAARGLALLREALAALPGQEAAAHILELLSQAASRRT; from the coding sequence ATGCTCGAGCTAAGCGAGCTTCAAAGGGCGCTCGACGAGGCCATCTTCCGTGAGCTGCCCCAGACGCACCCGCACCCCGACGTAAGCGCGTTCTACGCGCTTTTACGCGACTACCCCGCGCGCGGCGGCAAACGCCTGCGCGGCACCCTGCTGCTCCTTAGCACCGCCGCTCACGGCGCGCCGTGGGAGCGGGGCCTCAACGTCGCGGCGGCTCTTGAACTCTTTCAGAACTGGGTGTTGATCCACGACGACATCGAGGACGACTCCGAAGACCGGCGCGGACGCCCAGCGCTCCACCGCACCGCCGGGGTGCCGGTGGCGCTCAACGTCGGGGACGCGCTGCACATCTACATGTGGCGCACCCTCCTGCGCGAGCTAAGAGGCGACGCGCGCGCCGCCCCCGAGACCCTGCCACGCCTTTTGGAGGCGTTTGAGTGGATGATCTCGCGCACCGCCGAGGGGCAACACCTCGACCTGACGTGGGTCGCCGAGGGCCGCTTCGAGATCTCCGAAGCGGCGTACCTGGAGATGGTCACCCTTAAAACGGCCTACTACACGGTCGTGGGGCCGCTCGAGCTCGGCGCGCTCTGCGCCGGCGCCGAACCGGACCCGCGCCTGCGGCGAGCCGGCGAGGATCTGGGCGTCGCCTTTCAGATCCGCGACGACGTGCTCAACCTCATGGCCGACGTTGCCTACGGCAAAGAGTTTGCCGGCGACCTTTTCGAGGCGAAGCGGACGCTCGTGCTCGCCCACTTTTTTGCGCACGCCCCCCCCGCCGAGGCCGACGCTGCGCGGCGCGCGCTCGCCCGCCCGCGCAGCGCCAAGGGCGCGGAGATGCTCGCGGTGCTCGAACAGCTCAAGCGTTGCGGCTCGCTCGCTTACGCGCAAGGGGTCGCCGAAGCGCGCGCCGCGCGCGGTTTGGCGCTGCTCCGCGAGGCGCTCGCAGCGCTCCCCGGCCAGGAGGCCGCGGCGCACATCCTCGAGCTGCTCAGCCAAGCGGCGAGCCGCCGCACGTAA
- the efp gene encoding elongation factor P: MISVTELRNGTKVEMDGGLWECLDYQHLKMGRGGAKVVTKFRNLESGAIVERTFNASEKLQDIFIDYRKMQFLYSDGDTYTFMDTETYEQPTLTAEQIGSSAKFLKESMEVTVDYYGDKPLKVTLPNVVELTITQTDPGVKGDTVSGGSKPAVLETGATVAVPLFIDQGETVRIDTRTGEYLGRA; the protein is encoded by the coding sequence ATGATCAGCGTAACGGAACTGCGAAACGGCACCAAGGTCGAGATGGACGGCGGCCTGTGGGAGTGCCTCGACTACCAACACCTCAAAATGGGCCGCGGCGGCGCCAAGGTCGTGACGAAGTTTCGCAACCTCGAGAGCGGCGCCATCGTCGAGCGCACCTTTAACGCCTCGGAAAAGCTGCAAGACATCTTTATCGACTACCGCAAGATGCAGTTTCTCTACTCCGACGGCGACACCTACACCTTTATGGACACCGAGACCTACGAGCAGCCGACCCTGACGGCCGAGCAGATCGGTTCGTCGGCAAAGTTCCTCAAGGAGTCCATGGAGGTCACCGTCGACTACTACGGCGACAAACCGCTCAAAGTCACCCTGCCCAACGTCGTCGAGCTCACCATCACCCAGACCGACCCGGGGGTCAAAGGCGACACCGTCTCGGGAGGGTCGAAACCGGCCGTGCTCGAGACCGGCGCGACGGTCGCCGTACCGCTCTTTATCGACCAGGGTGAAACGGTGCGCATCGACACCCGCACGGGCGAGTATCTGGGGCGGGCGTGA
- the accB gene encoding acetyl-CoA carboxylase biotin carboxyl carrier protein: MDVKDLKRLLESVRESDISELVLETGDYKLSVKRGGELAYAPPAPAPAAAAPPPATPAAPPATPPTEAPPAAAEAAAGNLVEVTAPIVGTFYAAPSPDAPPFVKVGDRVEAGAVLCIIEAMKLMNEIEAEVGGTVREILVRNEEPVEYGQVLFRLEPS; encoded by the coding sequence ATGGACGTTAAGGACCTCAAACGGCTGCTCGAGTCAGTCCGCGAGTCGGACATCAGCGAGCTGGTGCTCGAAACCGGCGACTACAAGCTGAGCGTCAAACGCGGCGGCGAGCTCGCCTACGCCCCCCCCGCGCCCGCGCCCGCCGCCGCCGCGCCCCCCCCGGCGACGCCAGCCGCCCCCCCCGCTACCCCCCCGACCGAGGCCCCGCCGGCCGCTGCGGAGGCGGCTGCAGGCAACCTCGTCGAGGTCACCGCCCCGATTGTCGGCACCTTTTACGCCGCCCCCAGCCCCGACGCGCCCCCCTTCGTCAAGGTCGGCGACCGCGTCGAAGCCGGTGCGGTGTTGTGCATCATCGAGGCGATGAAGCTGATGAACGAGATCGAGGCGGAGGTCGGGGGCACCGTGCGCGAGATTCTGGTGCGCAACGAAGAACCGGTCGAGTACGGGCAGGTGCTCTTCCGGCTCGAGCCGAGTTAG
- the accC gene encoding acetyl-CoA carboxylase biotin carboxylase subunit, translated as MFKKILIANRGEIALRVLRAARELGIKTVQVYSTADENSLPVLLADESICIGPPASAGSYLNVRNLLSAALVTGAEAIHPGYGFLSENAEFAQKCEEHGITFIGPRPENIRAIGDKASARRVAQESDVPVVPGSGALASLDEAKAFAAKIGYPVILKASAGGGGRGMRIVRSEEELARNLANAQEEARAAFGNGEMYMEKFLEEPRHVEIQVFGDGEGHVMHFFDRDCSIQRRYQKVLEEAPSTLDTALRLEIAEAAVRLARHINYRGAGTCEFLVDRDGSFYFSEMNTRIQVEHPVTEMVTRFDLVREQFRVAAGEGLSLAQEDVTVSGHAIEVRVNAEDPDRDFRPSAGTLTDVHWPGGPGIRVDSHVYAGYRIPPHYDSLVAKIIAWAPTRDEAIARMRRALQETVLEGIKTTIPFHLRVLDNAFYQRGAVYTTFIAKRMQG; from the coding sequence ATGTTTAAAAAAATCCTCATCGCCAACCGCGGCGAGATCGCTCTGCGCGTGCTGCGCGCCGCCCGCGAGCTCGGGATCAAGACCGTCCAGGTCTACTCGACCGCCGACGAAAACTCGCTCCCCGTGCTTCTAGCCGACGAGTCGATCTGCATCGGCCCCCCTGCCTCGGCGGGGTCGTACCTCAACGTGCGCAACCTCCTCTCGGCGGCGCTCGTCACGGGCGCCGAGGCGATCCACCCCGGGTACGGTTTCCTCAGCGAAAACGCCGAGTTCGCGCAGAAGTGCGAGGAGCACGGCATCACCTTTATCGGGCCGCGCCCTGAAAACATCCGCGCGATCGGCGACAAAGCGAGCGCGCGGCGGGTCGCGCAGGAGAGCGACGTGCCGGTGGTGCCGGGTTCGGGGGCGCTCGCCTCACTAGACGAAGCCAAGGCGTTCGCCGCCAAGATCGGCTACCCCGTGATCCTTAAAGCCTCGGCCGGGGGGGGCGGGCGCGGGATGCGCATCGTGCGGAGCGAAGAGGAGCTCGCGCGCAACCTCGCCAACGCCCAGGAGGAGGCGCGGGCGGCTTTCGGCAACGGCGAGATGTACATGGAGAAGTTTTTGGAGGAGCCGCGCCACGTCGAGATCCAGGTGTTCGGCGACGGCGAGGGGCACGTGATGCACTTTTTCGACCGCGACTGCTCGATCCAGCGCCGCTACCAGAAGGTTCTGGAGGAGGCCCCGAGCACGCTTGACACGGCGCTCAGGCTCGAGATCGCCGAGGCGGCGGTGCGGCTCGCGCGCCACATCAACTACCGCGGGGCGGGCACCTGCGAATTCCTCGTCGACCGCGACGGTTCGTTCTACTTCTCCGAGATGAATACCCGCATCCAGGTCGAGCACCCCGTGACCGAGATGGTCACCCGTTTCGACCTCGTGCGCGAGCAGTTTCGCGTCGCCGCGGGGGAGGGGTTGTCGCTCGCGCAGGAGGACGTGACGGTCTCGGGCCACGCCATCGAGGTGCGCGTCAACGCCGAGGACCCCGACCGCGACTTTCGCCCCTCGGCCGGGACCTTGACCGACGTGCACTGGCCGGGGGGGCCCGGCATCCGGGTCGACTCGCACGTCTATGCGGGGTACCGCATCCCGCCGCACTACGACTCGCTGGTCGCGAAGATCATCGCGTGGGCGCCCACGCGCGACGAGGCGATCGCCCGGATGCGGCGGGCGCTGCAAGAGACCGTGTTAGAGGGCATCAAGACCACCATCCCCTTTCACCTGCGCGTGTTGGACAACGCGTTTTACCAGCGTGGGGCCGTCTACACCACCTTCATCGCCAAACGGATGCAGGGATAG
- a CDS encoding Asp23/Gls24 family envelope stress response protein, whose protein sequence is MRDPDPPPPSPTGAPLATRDLDLDIAQDVLYGIAQLALEGVHGVVPASPPARMGELLTGRRTKGIEIERTGDGLVVNLNVHMRYGLEIPKVAAEVQQTVREAIASMTGMRVRSVNVTVEKIDPPEEPAAPPVVREDAGRG, encoded by the coding sequence ATGCGCGACCCTGACCCCCCACCCCCCTCCCCGACGGGCGCGCCCCTAGCGACCCGCGACTTAGACCTCGATATCGCTCAGGACGTGCTCTACGGCATCGCGCAGCTCGCTTTGGAGGGCGTCCACGGCGTCGTCCCGGCCTCCCCGCCCGCCCGCATGGGGGAGCTACTCACTGGACGCCGCACCAAAGGCATTGAGATAGAGCGCACCGGCGACGGACTCGTGGTTAACCTCAACGTGCACATGCGTTACGGGCTCGAGATCCCCAAAGTCGCTGCCGAGGTGCAGCAGACCGTGCGCGAAGCGATCGCCTCGATGACCGGCATGCGGGTGCGGAGCGTCAACGTCACCGTCGAGAAGATCGACCCCCCCGAGGAGCCCGCAGCGCCCCCCGTAGTGCGTGAGGACGCCGGCCGTGGCTAG
- the nusB gene encoding transcription antitermination factor NusB has protein sequence MARRRARELAFRALFQSERGGEPLLEVWEGIRDDVTEQPPDEAEEAYGDPLEEEGLAFAERLLRAFHTHREEVDARLSEALEGWTFAQMAQTDLAVLRLALTEILFEPEVPKEVTIEVAVRIAKRYGGEESGRFVNGVLGRLYREVRGDAPGGEGASPLADAVRE, from the coding sequence GTGGCTAGGCGCCGCGCTCGCGAACTGGCGTTTCGCGCCCTTTTCCAGTCCGAGCGCGGCGGCGAACCGCTTTTAGAGGTCTGGGAGGGCATCCGCGACGACGTTACCGAGCAGCCGCCCGACGAGGCGGAAGAGGCCTACGGCGACCCCTTGGAGGAGGAGGGGTTGGCGTTCGCCGAGCGGCTCCTGCGCGCGTTTCACACCCACCGCGAGGAGGTCGACGCGCGGCTCTCTGAGGCGCTCGAGGGGTGGACGTTCGCGCAGATGGCCCAGACCGACCTCGCCGTGCTCCGCCTTGCTCTGACCGAGATCCTCTTCGAGCCGGAGGTGCCCAAAGAGGTCACCATCGAGGTGGCCGTGCGCATCGCCAAGCGCTACGGCGGCGAGGAGTCGGGCCGCTTCGTCAACGGCGTGTTGGGGCGGCTCTACCGCGAGGTGCGGGGCGACGCGCCAGGCGGCGAAGGTGCCTCCCCCCTCGCCGACGCGGTGCGGGAGTAA
- a CDS encoding bifunctional methylenetetrahydrofolate dehydrogenase/methenyltetrahydrofolate cyclohydrolase, translating to MSATTLDGKAVAARLSSELRATLSTLPFSPQLVVVRVGEDPASVSYVRGKDRTAKALGLRSRVEALPEATDQGTLMQLVQALSADPDVDGILVQDPLPPHLSIRPVQEAIDPAKDVDGFHPVNVGRLWNGEEALVPCTPAGLVRIMDHYGLPIAGREVVIVGRSTLVGKPAAALFLGRHATVTVAHSKTRDLATVTRRADILVAAVGRHALITPEMVKPGAVVLDVGINRVDGRLKGDVHPGVAEVAGYLTPVPGGVGPMTVAMLMQNTVTAALRRRGDGPVGVR from the coding sequence GTGAGCGCCACGACGCTTGACGGCAAAGCGGTCGCCGCGCGGCTCAGCAGCGAGCTCCGGGCGACGTTGTCCACACTCCCCTTTAGCCCGCAGCTCGTCGTCGTGCGCGTCGGGGAGGACCCGGCGAGCGTGTCGTACGTGCGCGGCAAGGACCGCACGGCCAAGGCGCTGGGCTTACGCTCACGGGTCGAAGCGCTTCCGGAGGCTACCGACCAGGGGACCCTGATGCAGCTTGTGCAGGCGCTGAGCGCCGACCCCGACGTCGACGGCATCTTGGTTCAAGACCCCTTGCCGCCCCACCTGAGCATCCGACCCGTACAGGAGGCGATCGACCCCGCCAAGGACGTCGACGGTTTTCACCCCGTCAACGTCGGGCGGCTCTGGAACGGCGAGGAGGCGCTCGTGCCCTGCACCCCGGCTGGGCTCGTGCGCATCATGGACCACTACGGTCTCCCCATCGCGGGGCGAGAGGTGGTGATCGTTGGGCGTTCGACCTTGGTGGGCAAACCCGCCGCCGCCCTCTTTTTGGGGCGCCACGCCACCGTGACGGTGGCGCACTCCAAGACCCGTGACCTGGCTACCGTGACCCGCCGCGCCGACATCTTGGTGGCCGCGGTCGGTCGCCACGCGCTCATCACCCCCGAGATGGTCAAACCCGGGGCGGTGGTGCTCGACGTCGGCATCAACCGCGTAGACGGCAGACTCAAGGGCGACGTGCACCCAGGCGTCGCTGAGGTCGCGGGGTACCTGACACCCGTGCCCGGCGGCGTCGGCCCCATGACGGTCGCTATGCTCATGCAGAACACCGTCACCGCAGCGTTGCGGCGCCGCGGGGACGGGCCCGTGGGGGTGCGGTGA
- a CDS encoding DegT/DnrJ/EryC1/StrS family aminotransferase — MTPPIRLFDITLPHELQLELEARVLETLRTGAFILGERVAAFERTFAAYSGAAHAVGVASGTDALVLALRALGIGPGDEVIVPALSFYASAEAVLLVGAEPVLVDVDPHTLTLCPEAAAAALTPRTKALLPVHLYGVPADMPALAALAAQHGLKIIEDAAQAVGATLNGQPVGSWGDACCYSFYPTKNLGGAGDGGLVTTPHEAVAARVRLLRVHGTTRPYYHEAVGYTSRLDALQAVVLSAKLPYLEAWNARRRELARRYDAALRALPVRLPRHQGGVYHLYVVRVPERDRVMAALNSAGVEARAYYPHALPDLPPLAGRASGPCLEARRAAAELLALPMHPNLRDDEVDRVVQALGRALLTLSR; from the coding sequence GTGACGCCGCCCATCCGTCTCTTTGACATCACGCTGCCTCACGAACTGCAGCTCGAGCTCGAAGCGCGGGTGTTGGAGACGCTGCGAACGGGCGCGTTTATCCTGGGCGAGCGCGTCGCGGCATTTGAGCGCACTTTTGCCGCCTACAGCGGGGCGGCTCACGCCGTCGGCGTCGCCTCCGGGACGGACGCGCTCGTGTTGGCGCTGCGGGCGCTCGGCATCGGGCCCGGCGACGAGGTGATCGTCCCGGCGCTCTCGTTTTACGCTTCGGCCGAGGCCGTCCTGCTCGTCGGCGCGGAGCCAGTGCTCGTCGACGTCGACCCGCACACCCTGACGCTCTGCCCGGAGGCGGCCGCGGCGGCCCTCACGCCGCGCACCAAAGCGCTCTTGCCCGTCCACCTCTACGGCGTCCCCGCCGACATGCCCGCGCTCGCCGCGCTCGCCGCGCAGCACGGCCTCAAGATCATCGAGGACGCGGCCCAGGCGGTGGGCGCTACCCTGAACGGCCAGCCCGTCGGGAGCTGGGGGGACGCCTGCTGCTACTCCTTTTACCCCACCAAAAACTTGGGGGGCGCGGGCGACGGTGGTCTCGTCACCACGCCGCACGAAGCGGTCGCGGCGCGCGTTCGGCTGCTACGCGTTCACGGCACCACGCGGCCGTACTATCACGAGGCGGTCGGTTACACCTCGAGGCTCGACGCGCTGCAGGCGGTCGTCTTGAGCGCTAAGCTGCCCTACTTAGAGGCCTGGAATGCCCGCCGCCGCGAACTGGCGCGGCGCTACGACGCCGCGCTAAGGGCGCTCCCCGTGCGGCTCCCGCGCCACCAGGGGGGGGTGTATCACCTCTACGTCGTGCGCGTCCCCGAGCGCGACCGCGTGATGGCCGCCCTAAACAGCGCCGGTGTCGAGGCGCGCGCGTACTACCCCCACGCGCTCCCCGACCTCCCGCCTTTAGCGGGTAGAGCATCCGGCCCCTGTCTAGAGGCGCGGCGCGCCGCCGCCGAGCTGCTCGCTCTGCCCATGCACCCCAACCTGCGCGACGACGAGGTCGACAGGGTCGTGCAGGCGCTCGGTCGGGCCCTCCTCACGCTTTCGCGCTGA
- a CDS encoding HD-GYP domain-containing protein: protein MDALIKPLQLQQTQKGLIVRRQGECIEAVSSKVTDIRLLTAHQQVEIIEISLRKDARLTLVPSGSAVETYYVLAGYLTCTVSDGLNTLSAGDHVIAQALEEPAILSAITEARILYVTSQPQFHEISEDLGQLRRLSVEVEMKDGYTADHCDRLQALSYATGLELGLSTSRLRLLDQGAYLHDVGKISVPIEILQKPSSLTSSEWDAIKRHPTAGRELLDKTFMKEAGKIVEQHHERLDGSGYPYGLAGSDVLIEATIVAVADTYDAMTTDRPYRRALSRDEALAEIQKYAGVHYPKEVVRAFMSAIKKLEKL from the coding sequence ATGGACGCGCTAATCAAACCACTTCAACTGCAGCAGACCCAAAAAGGGTTAATAGTTAGGCGTCAAGGGGAGTGCATAGAGGCTGTAAGCTCGAAGGTAACAGATATTCGCCTGCTTACCGCACATCAGCAAGTAGAGATCATTGAAATAAGTTTAAGGAAGGATGCACGTTTAACGCTGGTTCCTAGTGGATCAGCTGTTGAAACATATTATGTTCTAGCGGGTTATCTGACTTGCACTGTCTCAGATGGACTTAACACACTTAGTGCTGGTGACCATGTCATTGCACAGGCCCTTGAGGAGCCAGCTATCCTTTCCGCAATCACTGAAGCGCGGATACTTTATGTCACGTCACAGCCTCAGTTTCACGAAATAAGTGAGGATTTAGGGCAACTTCGCAGACTTTCTGTAGAAGTAGAGATGAAGGATGGCTATACCGCCGATCATTGCGACCGTTTACAAGCATTGTCTTATGCTACGGGCTTAGAGCTTGGCTTAAGTACTAGCAGATTGCGGTTACTTGACCAAGGCGCTTACCTGCATGATGTTGGTAAAATTAGCGTCCCTATTGAAATTTTACAAAAACCTTCTTCTCTCACCTCTAGTGAGTGGGATGCTATCAAGCGTCACCCCACCGCTGGCAGGGAGCTATTAGATAAAACATTTATGAAGGAAGCAGGTAAAATCGTTGAACAGCATCACGAACGTCTTGATGGCAGTGGTTACCCCTATGGTTTAGCTGGCAGTGATGTGCTCATTGAAGCAACTATTGTGGCTGTGGCCGATACGTATGATGCAATGACCACAGATCGCCCCTATCGCCGCGCGCTATCTCGAGATGAAGCACTCGCAGAAATACAAAAATACGCGGGTGTACACTATCCCAAAGAAGTGGTGAGAGCGTTTATGTCAGCCATTAAAAAGCTAGAAAAGCTTTAG
- a CDS encoding aminopeptidase → MIHPLHERYADLLVAYCMDVQPGENVLLNLESPAMALARPLVRAVLARGGVPHLRVSYPELTEDLLACAPEAFFTAEPTLELAEIRHTHAWLRVAAPTNSRALQSADKTKLGKLQTRNRPVQNLRLKTKWCGTLFPTASGAQDAGMSLDDFERFVYDAMFLFDDDPTARWLELREQQAALIERLSRADEVRIIGDGTDLRLRVGGRRWVNSDGRRNMPSGEVFTGPLESSAEGTVTFNVPSTLRGVEVRGVRLQFREGRVVHATAEKGEDLLKAQLGTDEGARYLGELGIGTNSRIQRPIKSILFDEKIGGTVHLALGQAYEETGGTNASAIHWDMICDLRQGGAIYLDGELFQENGVFK, encoded by the coding sequence ATGATCCACCCCCTTCACGAACGCTACGCCGACCTGCTCGTGGCGTACTGCATGGACGTGCAACCGGGCGAGAACGTCCTTTTAAACCTTGAGTCCCCCGCCATGGCGCTCGCGCGGCCGCTCGTGCGCGCGGTGCTCGCGCGGGGCGGCGTGCCGCACCTGCGCGTCAGCTACCCCGAACTGACCGAAGACCTCCTGGCGTGCGCGCCGGAAGCCTTTTTCACCGCCGAACCCACCCTCGAGCTCGCCGAGATAAGGCACACGCACGCCTGGCTTCGGGTCGCCGCGCCGACCAACAGCCGCGCGCTGCAAAGCGCCGACAAAACAAAGCTCGGCAAGCTGCAGACGCGCAACCGCCCCGTGCAGAACCTGCGGCTGAAGACGAAGTGGTGCGGCACCCTCTTCCCCACCGCCTCGGGCGCCCAGGACGCCGGCATGAGCCTGGACGACTTTGAACGCTTCGTCTACGACGCGATGTTTCTCTTTGACGACGACCCCACCGCGCGGTGGCTCGAGCTGCGCGAGCAGCAAGCTGCGCTCATCGAACGGCTGAGCCGCGCCGACGAGGTCCGCATCATTGGCGACGGCACCGACCTCCGGCTGCGGGTAGGTGGGCGCCGCTGGGTCAACTCGGACGGGCGCCGCAACATGCCCTCGGGCGAGGTCTTTACCGGCCCCTTGGAGAGTAGCGCCGAAGGCACGGTCACCTTCAACGTCCCCAGCACCCTTCGCGGCGTCGAGGTGCGGGGCGTCCGCCTGCAGTTCAGGGAGGGCCGCGTCGTTCACGCCACCGCTGAAAAGGGCGAAGACTTGCTGAAAGCGCAGCTCGGCACCGACGAGGGCGCGCGCTACTTGGGCGAGCTCGGCATCGGGACGAACAGCCGCATCCAGCGGCCGATCAAAAGCATCCTCTTCGACGAGAAGATCGGCGGCACCGTGCACCTAGCGCTCGGGCAAGCGTACGAGGAGACCGGCGGCACGAACGCCTCGGCGATCCACTGGGACATGATCTGCGACCTGCGGCAGGGTGGGGCGATCTACCTAGACGGGGAGCTGTTTCAGGAAAACGGCGTGTTCAAGTAG
- a CDS encoding thioesterase family protein, translated as MDETALRTLFEELIPFNKLLGLKLERFTRTPAQVVSRLELRPEHIGNALRGMPHGGLLSALIDATAGAAAAVAVGDPERIPGVATIDMRVDYLKPAAGVQLLTTSDVMRSGSRVVVVRSELHDELGTLVALGSNVFNVAR; from the coding sequence GTGGACGAAACTGCGCTACGCACCCTGTTCGAGGAACTCATCCCCTTCAACAAGCTTTTGGGCCTCAAGCTCGAGCGCTTTACCCGCACCCCGGCGCAGGTGGTGAGCCGCCTCGAGCTGCGCCCCGAACACATCGGCAACGCCCTTCGCGGTATGCCGCACGGCGGCCTCCTCTCGGCGCTGATCGACGCCACCGCCGGCGCCGCTGCCGCCGTAGCGGTCGGCGACCCCGAGAGGATCCCCGGCGTCGCCACCATCGACATGCGCGTCGACTACTTAAAGCCCGCCGCGGGGGTGCAGCTGCTCACCACCAGCGACGTCATGCGCTCGGGAAGCCGCGTCGTGGTGGTGCGCAGCGAGCTGCACGACGAGCTCGGCACGCTCGTCGCGCTCGGCAGCAATGTCTTTAACGTCGCGCGGTGA